From the genome of Pieris rapae chromosome 18, ilPieRapa1.1, whole genome shotgun sequence:
AATGAACGCCTGAGTACAAATCAATATTGCGAAAGATATCTTCATGGCGCGGAATCTCACTACTATAGTACCAAGGAAATACATGAATgatagaattatttttgatataaaaattcttgTTACGAACTTATAAAACAAGTCAAAGGAAAGGCTCTACAATTTGCTCACTCAGGTATTCTTATCTCAAGCAAGCAATTCAAGCGTGGCGATCCTAAATCGTCGGAGTTAGGCCCCGAGAAGCaacattataaacataacataGTATTATCTTTCCtcatgattaaataaattcaaatcaacAGAAACATGTTGGTCTTTCGATCCTTCAAAATATcctattgtatttaattacttgGAAATGAGAAATAATGAAGTTTTAATTCTATGTAATTTATTGTCACCCTTCACGTGTTTGTTGATCGCAAAAGTAATGACCATGTTCTGCGGTTCCGGATTACTGTATTCAGAGGGAGACAGATATACCAAACAGTTAATGTCAGATAGGGACAGAAGACAGCAGTGATTTAGGGGATTATGGGGTGACGAATGTCACTCGCACTTAATAATCGGTTTGTGAATCGAAATTTTTGTTCTACCGGATTAAAACTACTTTGCTACTACTATTAGTGTTTAACTATTCCAATAAAATTCAGTCGTAACTTTAAAAACCGTACTGTTCCAATTGCAGCTATTAGGACATTGTACAAGAAAATTTCTATTAGGACTGGCTACATGTACGTACACTAAACTATAGTTAGAAAACTAGGTGCGGAAACTGAGTCCACTAACTATGCCACCATGACATGAGAATCGTGTGATCGGACGGCTTCACTTGCACAGCAGTTAAAACTTATGGTACTGATAGATTTTAAGCAACTTAATGAAGTTCTTTAAAATCGTATTGCCCTCACTTCTTCCGTTCTTCTGTTCGTTCGTGCCTATAGTAGttagttactttatttatttcgtaattctGTAGCTTGTTTCTCTTGAATTAATTtcttgtgtttgtttttttgtaaataaatgaataagaaTGTGTCTCCACACTTTTAAgacattaataacaaaacagaaGTCAAAACCCTGTTGGACTTTATGTTACACAggttttttctaaaaacagACGTacttcaaaacaaattatattaagatcGTGGTATTAAGGCATAATTCCATAACCTTAAGTCACTGCAAATAAAGTGGTCAAGAGATGACTAATTTTTCTCGTCCATTCTACGCCACTAATCTAGCTGCctacataaacataattatcagcaatttgattaaatatatattttgaaatatctaTAGACACCTACAATCTGCGGCCACAAATGAAATTCGCGCCAAAACACCCGCTGTTCTGTCGTCGCTAATGACGTCTTGAAGTGACAGACATCTGACATTCGAACTGTCAAAAGCAGGCAACGCGGGCTTTTCATAGTGCCCTGATCGAGTGTTCTTTAAGTCATACTAAACGATTTCGTGTTGGAAATTAGACTTTGATTTTaaagagaaatatttatttaacgtttcATTCTGTcaagtcaaaataaaattatttgtgggttgttttaaatatttaaaaaagcgaTATGCCACAAAATAGAATTAGGCTTTACACTGTTTTCAATGTGTCATAGTATTTTTTGAATAGTTTAATTCATTACAACCTTTTCTGGGTCAAGATCAGAGGCCAATGATCTTCCTGCATCGGGAAAACAACAGCCTTCCACGCCTAATAAACTGAGGTGTGTCCGTTTCTTCTCAATTCACGATTTAACGATGTGTTTATAAATTGCGCACACAGATGCATAGAAGATATTAGAATTCACAATTGTGTTAACTCTGTCATAAAAAcatctctctctctttaatctgcagctcatgtctgagcttagtcagcaacgaagcatctaCAGCAGTCCACTCTATCTGCTTCCatcggtttctgtccagcgcttctcTTATGACAGTGTATAGttttgaagacgatgagtATTAcacttgatcggtccatctggttggtgaacggccatatataaatattatttttgcgtaactgaaatgtatattgtatacagaAACCACTATGATTAAACCTGATGATGATAATTTACGATGCGATCACGACAAATATAgaagtaattttaaagtagTACCTATTGAATGTGGAATTATAATGATAGATTATGTTCTTTACAGCCATTTCCTATTTTAACTTTTGACTTTTCTGCTAAGTCAAAGTTAGAAGAAAAATTCTGCAGAACTaatataaagaagaaaataatgtttaatcatTAAACATTGGTTACTTAATAATTGTAGTTCTTTATCTTGCGTGGCTGGTTTCATACTTAACATGTCTCTACTCCTATATGTCAAAGACGAATTCGATTATCCTATTATTAGATGTTATCCTAAAAACTTCCCTTATCATTGTGTAGCAAGTTTATGGATGAGGTGATAAAATCTAGACATTTAGCATATTTATACGCCCTCAACACATCCGCTAACgggaaattacttttattaaccCCATATCATTAAATCAAcgtaataacttaataactcAGAGATAAACTCTTATGAAACTGAATCCtatttacattgaaataaagtttaatttaaaccaaCAGATTTAAGAAATCTCTGGTCCTCTTATCACAACGAGATAGGGTCCACATTCACGCGAAGATTCAACCCCTCTGAAGCTTATGTCAAGTATTCATTGTATATGATTTCCGtgaaaaataatctttatagcAACGCGTTAAAAGACAATTTAGGGTGAGGTTTTGAAAGGAGCTGTCTAATCATTGTCATCGCGTCGAGAGGAAAAGATAAGGTGTAATTATGATATTGGTGTCATCATGTTAAGTAATCATTTTACTATCTGATCTAGATTACATTGAACAAGAGTCGAACCTAATTTGGGCTTTGTAGGATAGGAAGTAGTAagtaacctatctcaatccattttttcatcatctgagatagacatctttatccaaatattgataaaagtgtgctaataactaatcgacggattgtaatagccatctgtcgatacaagctatccatggccATGGTAGGTCGGCTAGTGTACTTATGCGAATAgaccttttatatatttgtataaaaatgacagttcaactgtgacAATATCATatctaaagattttaaattacaccagtttttaaaatattgttttttaaacatagacatgtatattttattattatttgtattattaaatctaaactCTATccatcgccaaaaatggattgtgtTCGTAGAAATTCAGAAGGAAAAAGTTAGCACACCAAATTATCATTGTTCTTTTTCGGGTATcggtatttgttatttaatgattttgcTTGATGCCAAGGTAACTTATTTTCTTAATGTTGtctatgtataaaacatagacaatatttaagaatttgacatttttttaaatttccagtCTGGCATCTATACATAAGACatggtataatatttataaattcaaaattcaatttgGGAttggattttgaaatattaacttGTCTGTGTATATTTCAATAGATCTTCAAGGCGTCGCGGTCGATCGAAGCCGCCacagttttattttgacttaaaataaattgaattaattttagtaatatgcCTTGAAATTACAATCGCGATAAAATTTCTAGATCAAAATCTAATGAGTAATTCAATTTAAGCAAAACAATGCAAGCCGTTAACCGTCAGTCACAAAATAATGGCGGTCATACAAGTCGAGTTCATTGTGTTTAACCGCGCAAGCGAATTGTTGTACCAACATTTACCACCTGGcacttcaattaataaaatagtttttttgttattattacaatcGCGTCTGGAAGTAAATTACgtcacaaattaaataaatggcgTTACAACGTTATAGAtccgggcctcagatttatgcaAACCATCATTCAGTTAATCAcgatgttttttctttaaccGTACGAGTTAATGAATCATTTGCGAACCCTCTGGTAAGTAGCCGTgggtatcactaaacataggtgttatttctataaataaaataacactatGTGGTAGAGTTGTGTCCGGTCTGCATCTAGATAGACTTGGaagttaaacaaattaattatgaacaaaatattcttCGGCAAAAAGCGGATTACCAATTACAGCTGATTAGCAAACTATACTGAAAATTTccttatttcttaataatcttcttagatactaaataatacatacatcaGAgatgcagtgttggcctagtggcttcaatgTGCGATTCTCGTCATTGTGGTCGTTGCTTCAATCCCCAACTGTGTACTAATAAACTTTCTTTcaatgtgcgtatttaacgtTCGCTGAAGGGAATCATAGTCAGGAAATGGTTTGCATTACATCCCAAAAAGTTGACATCGAGTGTCTGTCACAGAatgctgatcatctacttgccacttagatttatatatcatCATAAATCTCAGGCCTAGATACAGTGccactgatattttttatatatcagagGTGCAAAATGATTTATCACATAAGgcagcaatttttttatggatgCAAAGAAAATTTACAACGAAATCGGAAatggtttttaatttgtaaggtttgaaaaaaaattaacattcttAATTAtggaaagaaatattattcaaagtaGGTATTCCTTAAATTGCAAAACTggtatataactaaaaatatctacGGATTTTCGTGATTGAACTCTGTGGTTACACTGTGTGTGgcgttatattttaaaatattaataataaaaatgcatcGTATGATTATTATGTGATTcgtgataaatttattaacagatTTACAAAATGTCGCCATTGTTCTCAAAATTGAAGCCGATAAAAATTGTGCCGCGCGTAAAATCCACTTATTATTTTAGCGAAATTTGAAAGAACTTTTCAAAGAAATTCTTGCCTCCGGCCAAAAAGACCAATTATTTGTGAATTGTTTTATTGCATTGAAGTTCACACGAGCATATTTTACGGGTTAAGTCAATTTCATGTGTTAATTGCATTTCAAAACAATGCTTCAACCCCATTTTAGTCGCTTTTGTTTTCATGTGGTTTTTGATGAAATCCTATCcgatttaaaaatcaaggcagtcttattttaataatactttgaaCTTTATTCAAGCATTTTATAACTTCCGCAATTTAAAGTAtacaaattattgatatagagataatattttggaattatattaacaataatatgattaacttttataaagctaacataaattaatataacaaaaacactaagtcatcttaaaataataagtactagaatatattattaaaagatgtCTCTTTAGGCAGGTTGcaaagatactggcagcgttccacCTTTGAAAAGCTAGACTAAATCTTTGGaaaaaactgtttatatttttttaattaaatagtggtttatctattaaaagctattttagTTCGGCTTattctttgttttgtataaactatttgaataaacttttaatcGTTTTGAGTACTATTGTTCAACAAGTACTTTATCGTGTTGAGtcaattctaaattaaattgagaaatattatctaattGCGATTTACAATTTGAATTGCActagtatttacaaaaaatgatatattgtgtttatacTACTTATCTGTTTGTTTCTATTTGACATTAGAACTTTCTTACTAATTAACACTACATGagtaaacaataaacattatactGATATCTCTCTTTCCACCAGTCccacatataaaaattgtctGAAGAATATTTTCTTCGAAAGAAATACACAACACATGTAATTAGTAACGAAAGTGGATTTCAAGTTTGAATACGATTGAAGGGCTCTTTTCCATTTCGTGCCATTCACAAAACGCAATTCGTACGAATGTTTGCAAACGATTTCTGTACAAAGGCGCCGCGAATCGGGGCTACACCCCTTCcaatttacttaaaacaagTCGCTCTAACCGCGACACAATGCGACACTCGCGAGATTGCACCAACTAACAATGAATCTCTCTCCGCAGGTACTCAAAATGCAGCCGTTTCAATCGACGACACGCCCCGAGGGGCCCCGTGAGTCCTCCCCGGAGAGGGCCAAGTCCCCAGACACGCCAACCACCCCGGTCCTCAACTTCTCCATCGCGAGGCTCATGGAGCCGGACAGGAAGAAATCCGCCTCACCAGAACCCATACCGCCGCCGAATTTCCTCTCGTACGGAGCGCATTTGCTGGATTCGGCGTTTAAGCAATACATACCCGCAGCCAGAAGACAGTTGGTGTCACATTATCCGCTTTTGTATTACGGCACTGACTTAGTCTCATTAACATATGCACATCAGTTAAATCTTCCAAGACCGCCACCTGTACAGTCCCCAGTTCAGAGACCACCGAGTCCCCGTGCGCCGGCTGCTGATCATGCAGTTTCATCTACCACGGGTCCCACACCGTCTCCAGCAAAAAACAAGAGCTTCGCATGTGGAGACTGCGGTAAAGTGTTCAACGCTCATTATAATCTAACAAGACATATGCCAGTTCATACAGGAGCACGACCGTTTGTGTGCAAGATTTGTGGAAAGGGCTTCCGTCAGGCGTCAACGTTGTGTCGGCATAAAATCATTCATACATCCGAAAAGCCGCATAAATGTATGACGTGTGGAAAAGCTTTCAACCGCTCTTCGACCCTGAATACTCACGCGCGGATCCATGCTGGTTATAAGCCATTTGTGTGCGAGTTTTGTGGTAAAGGATTCCATCAAAAGGGTAACTATAAGAATCACCGTTTGACCCACAGTGGAGAGAAGGCCTACAAGTGTAACATCTGCAATAAGGCATTCCACCAGATCTATAATCTGACATTCCACATGCACACGCACAATGAGAGGAAGCCGTTTACATGTAGTATATGTGCAAAAGGATTTTGCAGGAACTTTGACCTTAAAAAGCACACGAGGAAGTTGCACATGGGTGCTGGTAATTCGAATAATGAATCATCTTTGGATACCCAGGACGAATCAACGCAGGAGGCCACTACTAGCGCCGGGGAGGAGAGTAGTAGAGCTGCGTTCAGACCGTTCTTGGGGTCATACCCCCGAATCCTTGACCCGGCGCGAATGACAGCGCCAAATACGTTCTTCTCAAAGCTTTTGTGACCCGCGAGTTACTTTAATTTTGGGGAACGCAATGAATGAATTGATTGAGGATTTGATTAGaactatattaattgtaaatagtttagtagaaatttattgtaaatagagGTGTATAGTAGTATTAGAAtgtaatcatatttattaaattgaccTTGTTAATTACTGTATCAGTATTTATgctatttaaatgaaattactcttttgtttatgataatataaaatattcgttttaaaatGAACAGATTcgtagtttaattaaaacggaTAATTAGCGTGATTGATTATGAACTGATAATGGATGATGATGAGGatgagaaattattattattattctaaaaaaattcaaacattaaGAGTACACTATTACTAAACGCGCTTTATTcatgaaaaatatgtaatgttttacACAGTTTTATAGCatttgtgttaattaaaatgtttgtacgATAGATACATTCTGTGTAAATATATgcagattataaaatataattagatattttaaatttatgtattgagTGACGAGTTGTAGTGTCGGCAGAcgcattttgtaaaaaaatggttttcaTAGAAGCCAGGACAAGATTTACTTATTATGTATAACAACTTAGGAACTGAAGTGGTTAAAACATTATATCCAAAGACCTGGGTCACTCTGtaggtaatttttaatttgttttttttaaccgtGGAGATGTcaaatttatagtatatttttcttttataaatgtatagttgtaaaattgttaaatactaTCCTATACTATATCTTTAAAGAACTTCTTATTTCgaatttatagttaaattctctgtaattatacttataaaataattgtgattaTTACGTAGagttatattagtataaatgTTGAATAGATTAACTTGTAAATAGCtataaaatgcaatatataaagaatataaatatgacaaaTTATTCCTGTTGtatcattttgtaaatttttacgataatCTCAATGAGCTTATTTTAGCTCTATACAAACGTTTTGCTTCCATTACCAAAAGGTATAAATGACatgtaattgtaatttgaaatttcgttttttttaaataaattaacacaacaaaattaaacgtCACTGGATATTCTAACACTTTTTGTAACAGGGGTCGAACTGGcacacttgatgttaagttatacctcATTGCCCTTTGTTTTACGAGTTCATTTCTGACCATTTAAAGAGAAGAGATAgtctatttttttgtaataggaggcaaacgggcagaaccTGAAGATAAGTAATACCGCTGCCCAAGGCTCGCAACTGCAAAGGCTTGCTAGCctcttaagaattggtacgctcttttctagaAGGAAGGGAATTCATTTCGAGATCAATCTTCATAGATCTACCCTTTAAAAGATCATAAATTCATTCGATGAGGCATATCAGtgattataatatcaaataaaataatagtacagatatatttagaaaataacttGAGGAATACCTTACGATTACAAAAACCGTTATTTCAAACCTC
Proteins encoded in this window:
- the LOC110991612 gene encoding fez family zinc finger protein erm-like, encoding MQPFQSTTRPEGPRESSPERAKSPDTPTTPVLNFSIARLMEPDRKKSASPEPIPPPNFLSYGAHLLDSAFKQYIPAARRQLVSHYPLLYYGTDLVSLTYAHQLNLPRPPPVQSPVQRPPSPRAPAADHAVSSTTGPTPSPAKNKSFACGDCGKVFNAHYNLTRHMPVHTGARPFVCKICGKGFRQASTLCRHKIIHTSEKPHKCMTCGKAFNRSSTLNTHARIHAGYKPFVCEFCGKGFHQKGNYKNHRLTHSGEKAYKCNICNKAFHQIYNLTFHMHTHNERKPFTCSICAKGFCRNFDLKKHTRKLHMGAGNSNNESSLDTQDESTQEATTSAGEESSRAAFRPFLGSYPRILDPARMTAPNTFFSKLL